The Candidatus Koribacter versatilis Ellin345 genome has a segment encoding these proteins:
- a CDS encoding type II toxin-antitoxin system RelE/ParE family toxin — MELEWSTFAMADRETIFDYIEAESPQNAVLVDDRIETQIEMLVQFPESGRQGRVEGTRELVVELTPFIVAYRIEVDCVRILRVLNGAQQWPDVMPEDSAT, encoded by the coding sequence ATGGAGTTGGAATGGTCAACCTTTGCGATGGCGGATCGTGAAACGATCTTTGATTACATCGAAGCAGAGAGCCCGCAAAACGCGGTGCTGGTTGATGATCGCATCGAGACGCAAATCGAAATGCTGGTTCAATTCCCAGAAAGCGGCCGACAAGGTCGAGTTGAAGGCACTCGAGAGCTGGTAGTCGAGCTTACGCCCTTCATCGTTGCGTACCGAATCGAGGTTGATTGCGTGCGGATATTGCGTGTATTGAACGGCGCGCAACAGTGGCCGGATGTCATGCCCGAGGACTCCGCGACCTAA
- a CDS encoding 2,3,4,5-tetrahydropyridine-2,6-dicarboxylate N-succinyltransferase, protein MHSLQLEIERLYGLGAQAAQEPGARDTFFKLREALSRGEVRSAEKRDGRWVANAWVKQGILLGFRLGELAAMESCGSFSFIDKDTYPVQHFSPEQRVRVVPGGSTVREGAYLAASVVCMPPMYVNVGAYVDEGTMIDSHALVGSCAQIGKRVHLSAAAQVGGVLEPINATPVVIEDDVLVGGNCGVYEGTIVHERAVLGAGTILTRSTPLFDIVREEIYRSSAEGPLEVPAGAVVVPGSRAITRGKAQAWGLSLYAPVIVKYRDEKTDKGVELEDLLR, encoded by the coding sequence ATGCATTCGTTACAGCTAGAGATCGAAAGACTTTACGGGCTGGGCGCGCAAGCGGCGCAGGAGCCAGGCGCCCGCGACACGTTTTTCAAGTTGCGCGAAGCCCTCTCACGAGGAGAAGTACGGTCCGCTGAGAAGCGCGACGGACGCTGGGTTGCGAACGCCTGGGTGAAGCAGGGAATTCTGCTTGGCTTCCGGCTGGGCGAACTGGCGGCGATGGAATCGTGTGGATCGTTCTCGTTCATTGATAAGGACACGTACCCAGTACAGCATTTCTCGCCGGAGCAGCGGGTGCGCGTGGTACCCGGTGGGTCAACGGTTCGCGAAGGGGCGTATCTCGCGGCATCGGTTGTCTGCATGCCGCCGATGTATGTGAACGTAGGTGCCTACGTGGACGAAGGCACGATGATCGATTCGCATGCACTCGTCGGATCCTGCGCGCAGATCGGTAAACGCGTTCACCTGAGCGCAGCCGCCCAAGTCGGTGGCGTACTGGAACCCATCAATGCGACGCCGGTGGTGATCGAAGACGATGTACTCGTTGGCGGCAACTGCGGCGTATACGAAGGAACCATCGTTCACGAACGAGCAGTGCTGGGAGCCGGGACGATCCTGACGCGATCCACGCCGCTGTTCGATATTGTGCGTGAAGAGATTTACCGATCGTCGGCCGAGGGTCCGCTGGAGGTTCCGGCGGGGGCGGTGGTGGTGCCGGGATCGCGGGCGATTACGCGAGGGAAGGCGCAGGCGTGGGGACTGTCGCTCTATGCGCCGGTGATTGTGAAGTATCGCGATGAGAAGACCGACAAGGGAGTGGAGTTGGAGGATTTGCTGCGGTGA
- a CDS encoding PIG-L deacetylase family protein — MDPLAPLLNRTLVLVAHPDDESISCGALLQRVREPIVVYATDGGPQDEYFWGRYGSREKYVAIRRAEAHDACAAVGVSEVLWLADDAGCQFQDQRLFRNLPAAADALRKLVRQHTPDVILTLAYEGGHPDHDSCNFLGRQIADECSLLAWEAPLYFRKGGDDILLQEFHSTNGTEIEFVPTAEELRRKRTMCEAYVSQQGTVAIFENNLRETFRPMARYDYSRPPHDGVLNYEAWQWPIKGQQVADKFMEYLQGAPRAESAR; from the coding sequence ATGGATCCCCTGGCTCCCCTTTTGAATCGCACGCTCGTCCTCGTCGCACATCCTGACGACGAATCCATCTCGTGCGGCGCATTGCTGCAACGCGTGCGTGAACCCATCGTCGTCTATGCCACGGACGGCGGCCCGCAAGACGAGTACTTCTGGGGCCGCTACGGTTCGCGCGAGAAGTACGTCGCCATCCGGCGCGCCGAAGCTCACGATGCGTGTGCCGCCGTCGGCGTAAGCGAAGTTCTCTGGCTCGCCGACGACGCTGGCTGTCAATTTCAGGACCAGCGTCTCTTCCGAAATCTCCCCGCTGCCGCCGACGCTCTCCGAAAGCTCGTGAGGCAGCACACGCCCGATGTCATCCTCACGCTCGCTTACGAAGGTGGGCACCCCGACCACGATTCCTGCAACTTCCTCGGCCGCCAAATTGCCGACGAATGTTCCCTCCTCGCTTGGGAGGCACCGCTCTACTTCCGCAAAGGCGGCGACGACATCCTCCTCCAGGAATTTCACAGCACCAACGGAACCGAGATCGAGTTCGTTCCCACAGCCGAGGAACTGCGCCGAAAGCGCACCATGTGCGAAGCCTACGTCTCGCAGCAAGGCACGGTCGCCATCTTCGAAAACAATCTGCGTGAAACCTTCCGGCCCATGGCGCGCTACGACTACAGCCGTCCGCCGCACGATGGCGTTCTGAACTACGAAGCCTGGCAGTGGCCGATTAAGGGCCAGCAGGTGGCCGACAAATTCATGGAGTATCTGCAAGGCGCCCCGCGCGCCGAGAGCGCTCGCTAG
- a CDS encoding tetratricopeptide repeat protein, translating into MFRTLAGVCSLALLALFTASGANAAPVTEHGATIREGQIYLSPDTTSQKLSTFARGREVAVLERSGKYIHVLATVDVDPNLETTRDISGWMLSRNVVTQSTPDGDKLLFGEAVDSEAEASRRRGRKGAAGDARRLYYRVYDLFPQSPLAGEALYRAADIEWQVDKADTSSRPSSKAADPNLRAQIDDQYMKLVMKKFPHTKWSEMAAFHLIDNKICGEWDGLSKCPLKEAEIYEKYAEEYPNSPDTPEALYNAAYRYGALVDIYRTEAKGDKSADAGKRAIAIATRLLQVQSTDWSTRAQRLRYMVQNSIPVFGNNYE; encoded by the coding sequence ATGTTCCGAACTCTAGCAGGCGTGTGCAGTCTGGCTTTGCTGGCGCTGTTCACCGCTTCCGGCGCGAACGCCGCGCCCGTCACTGAACACGGCGCCACTATCCGCGAAGGCCAGATCTACCTTTCTCCCGATACCACTTCGCAGAAGCTCTCCACCTTCGCACGTGGCCGCGAAGTTGCCGTTCTCGAGCGCAGCGGTAAGTACATTCACGTCCTCGCGACCGTCGACGTTGACCCAAACCTCGAGACCACCCGCGACATCTCCGGCTGGATGCTTTCGCGTAACGTCGTGACCCAGTCCACTCCCGACGGCGATAAGCTCCTCTTCGGCGAAGCGGTGGATTCCGAAGCCGAGGCCAGCCGCCGCCGCGGTCGGAAAGGCGCCGCTGGCGATGCCCGTCGCCTCTATTACCGCGTGTACGATCTCTTTCCGCAATCGCCCCTCGCAGGCGAAGCGCTTTACCGCGCCGCCGACATCGAGTGGCAGGTCGACAAGGCCGACACTTCCTCTCGTCCCTCATCCAAAGCCGCCGACCCAAACCTCCGCGCTCAGATCGACGACCAGTACATGAAACTCGTCATGAAGAAATTCCCGCACACCAAGTGGTCGGAAATGGCGGCGTTTCATCTCATCGATAACAAGATCTGCGGCGAGTGGGACGGGCTATCCAAGTGCCCGTTGAAGGAAGCGGAAATCTACGAGAAGTACGCGGAAGAATATCCCAATTCACCGGATACGCCCGAGGCGCTTTATAACGCTGCGTATCGATACGGGGCACTCGTTGACATCTATCGCACCGAAGCAAAAGGCGACAAATCGGCGGACGCCGGCAAGCGTGCCATCGCCATCGCAACCCGTCTCTTGCAAGTTCAAAGCACCGATTGGTCCACTCGCGCGCAGCGTCTGAGATACATGGTTCAGAACAGCATCCCGGTGTTCGGCAACAACTACGAGTAG
- a CDS encoding glycosyltransferase family 4 protein — protein MRILYVAYPLHHVSDASAGGAEQMLWTLEREMHLRGHETTVAACAGSRVNGRLFSTGDIPTQSDTFEERNREHHAAIRSLLASESFDLIHDKSGSFFASAADVAVPILATAHLPRSFYPGVNWHVLGHNINVNCVSATQAHTFADVPNLVGWVQNGIAIDRFKFREQKDDYLLWLGRICEEKAPHLAIEAAKRSGNRLILAGQVYPFTYHEAYFAREIQPRLDDQITFIDSPTFDEKLDLLSRASALLIPSQVDETSSLVAMEAMACGTPVITWRRGALPEIVADGVTGYIVDSLEAMVSAISDVSRIRPEACRARVEQHFSASRMAADYAAVYQRVLGRSIGEAA, from the coding sequence ATGCGCATTCTGTACGTCGCTTATCCGCTTCATCACGTGTCCGACGCCAGCGCCGGCGGCGCCGAGCAAATGCTCTGGACACTCGAACGAGAAATGCACCTCCGCGGACATGAAACGACAGTCGCTGCTTGTGCCGGTTCGCGCGTCAACGGGCGGCTTTTCTCGACCGGTGATATCCCAACTCAGTCCGACACTTTTGAAGAGCGTAATCGCGAGCACCACGCCGCCATTCGCAGCCTCCTTGCATCGGAATCTTTCGATCTTATCCACGACAAGAGCGGCTCCTTCTTCGCCAGCGCGGCGGATGTCGCCGTCCCGATCCTCGCCACCGCACATCTTCCCCGCAGCTTTTACCCGGGCGTAAACTGGCACGTGCTCGGCCACAACATCAACGTCAATTGCGTCTCCGCGACTCAGGCCCACACCTTCGCCGACGTGCCGAACCTCGTGGGATGGGTGCAGAACGGCATCGCCATCGACCGATTCAAGTTCCGCGAACAGAAGGACGACTATCTCCTCTGGCTCGGGCGCATCTGCGAAGAGAAGGCCCCGCACCTCGCCATCGAAGCCGCCAAACGCAGCGGCAACCGACTCATCCTTGCCGGCCAGGTTTATCCCTTCACCTATCACGAAGCGTATTTTGCGCGCGAAATTCAGCCGCGCCTCGACGATCAAATCACATTCATCGACAGCCCCACTTTCGACGAAAAGCTCGACCTCCTCTCCCGCGCCTCCGCTCTCCTCATCCCGAGCCAGGTCGACGAAACCAGCTCCCTCGTGGCGATGGAAGCTATGGCCTGTGGTACGCCGGTCATCACCTGGCGCCGCGGAGCCCTTCCGGAGATCGTTGCCGACGGCGTCACCGGCTACATCGTCGATTCCCTCGAAGCCATGGTCAGCGCTATTTCCGACGTCAGCCGCATCCGCCCCGAGGCCTGCCGTGCCCGCGTGGAACAGCACTTCTCGGCCAGCCGCATGGCCGCAGACTACGCCGCGGTTTACCAGCGGGTTCTCGGACGAAGCATTGGAGAAGCAGCCTGA
- a CDS encoding undecaprenyl-diphosphate phosphatase — MNAYLLAALLGVVEGLTEFLPVSSTAHLRICEALLHIDLGDGFWKMFSIVIQLGAILCLPIYFRARISEFFATFPKGKSGNHTALTHPLTLTIIAFLCTAIPAFLFTKIIGKHLESVIIMGSALLIGGIVMWIVDVMFADKGATDDMDKMSVGQAIWIGLCQVLSAVFPGTSRSMSTIAAGQLSGMTRAAALEFSFFLSIPTMVVATCYDLLKTLRHKDEAGAALGVVHMDAHAWITLAIGFIVSFIVAYFVVAWFMKWVRTRGFVPFAVYRIVVGIAVLAWALKR, encoded by the coding sequence TTGAACGCATACCTGCTCGCCGCCCTGCTCGGCGTCGTCGAAGGCCTGACCGAATTCCTGCCTGTCAGTTCCACCGCTCACCTGCGCATCTGCGAGGCCCTGCTCCACATTGATCTCGGCGACGGCTTCTGGAAGATGTTCTCCATCGTCATCCAACTTGGCGCCATCCTGTGCCTGCCGATTTACTTCCGTGCCCGCATCAGTGAATTCTTCGCGACATTTCCGAAGGGCAAATCCGGCAACCACACCGCGCTCACGCATCCCCTGACGCTCACCATCATCGCCTTCCTCTGCACCGCCATCCCCGCCTTCCTCTTCACCAAGATCATCGGCAAGCACCTTGAGAGCGTGATCATCATGGGCTCCGCGCTGCTCATCGGTGGCATCGTGATGTGGATTGTGGACGTAATGTTCGCCGACAAGGGTGCCACCGACGATATGGACAAGATGTCCGTTGGCCAGGCCATCTGGATCGGCCTCTGCCAGGTCCTCTCCGCCGTATTCCCCGGTACCTCGCGCTCCATGTCCACGATTGCTGCCGGGCAACTCTCCGGGATGACCCGCGCCGCCGCCCTCGAGTTCTCGTTCTTCCTGTCGATTCCCACTATGGTCGTCGCGACCTGCTACGACCTGCTCAAGACCCTTCGTCACAAGGACGAAGCGGGTGCTGCGCTCGGCGTCGTTCACATGGATGCGCATGCCTGGATCACACTCGCGATCGGCTTCATCGTGAGCTTCATCGTCGCCTATTTTGTGGTCGCCTGGTTCATGAAATGGGTGCGCACGCGCGGCTTTGTGCCCTTCGCTGTGTATCGGATTGTCGTTGGGATTGCGGTACTGGCGTGGGCTCTAAAGAGGTAG
- a CDS encoding AMP-dependent synthetase/ligase — protein MAIELKTINDVFFAVVDRQLSQVMAYREGANWKYISSQELYRRVVATARWLQLQGVKKGDRVAILSENRPEWAIADFAVLAIGAVVVPIYATLTPEHISYLLKDSGTRVIFLSTRTQLQKVRAIEAQTPLQHVVMMDEVIPPEAIWMQTITESGTEGRDAGFDATAKSLQSDDLATLVYTSGTTGNSKGAIITHGNMAANLSCSLEGFAALREGGHRLISFLPLSHITARHLDYQMFHHGVMLAYCPNVDMITALMKEIRPTIFVAVPRVYEKISTTVKMKAAEGIKKKIYDWAMRVGAKHQATILVGNTPTSLDWKLANKLLFSKVREAMGGEVQFFISGGAPLGRELAEWYASFGIRIHEGYGLTETSPVIALNNPKNHRLGTVGPLLSNVEVKIASDGEILVRGPSVFKGYWNMPTETTQAFEGEWFKTGDIGHLDGEGFLSITDRKKDLIKTSGGKFIAPQPIEGSLKVHPMVAEAAMVGEKRRFPAVMILPNFPLLEEWAKKNAVSFDGRDQLVTDPKVIELYTQIVEQVNGKLAQYEKMKKLLILPTELSIAEGTMTASMKLRRRQLEAKFRDQIEAMYAVENGAPERVAAN, from the coding sequence ATGGCGATTGAACTGAAGACCATCAACGATGTGTTCTTCGCCGTTGTGGATCGCCAACTGTCGCAGGTGATGGCGTATCGCGAAGGCGCGAATTGGAAGTACATCTCCTCGCAGGAACTTTACCGGCGTGTTGTGGCAACCGCACGGTGGTTGCAATTGCAGGGCGTGAAGAAAGGCGACCGCGTCGCCATCCTGAGCGAGAACCGTCCGGAGTGGGCGATTGCGGATTTTGCGGTCCTGGCGATTGGCGCCGTGGTGGTGCCGATTTATGCGACGCTGACGCCGGAACATATCTCCTACCTGCTGAAAGATTCGGGGACGCGAGTCATTTTTCTGTCCACGCGAACCCAGTTGCAGAAGGTGCGGGCGATTGAAGCGCAAACGCCGCTGCAGCACGTGGTGATGATGGACGAGGTCATTCCTCCGGAAGCGATCTGGATGCAGACGATCACGGAGAGCGGGACCGAGGGTCGGGATGCCGGGTTCGATGCAACAGCGAAGTCGCTACAGTCAGACGATCTTGCGACGCTGGTCTATACCTCGGGGACGACCGGGAATTCCAAGGGCGCAATCATCACGCACGGCAACATGGCAGCGAACTTGAGTTGCTCGCTGGAAGGCTTCGCGGCGTTGAGGGAGGGCGGACATCGGCTGATTTCGTTTTTGCCGCTTTCGCATATCACGGCGCGACACTTGGATTACCAGATGTTCCATCATGGCGTGATGCTGGCGTACTGTCCCAACGTGGACATGATCACGGCACTGATGAAAGAGATCCGGCCGACCATCTTTGTCGCGGTGCCGCGCGTGTACGAGAAGATTTCGACGACCGTGAAGATGAAGGCGGCGGAGGGAATCAAGAAGAAAATCTACGACTGGGCGATGCGCGTGGGCGCGAAACACCAGGCGACGATCCTCGTCGGCAACACGCCGACATCGCTCGACTGGAAGCTCGCCAACAAATTGCTGTTCTCGAAAGTACGTGAGGCGATGGGCGGCGAGGTGCAGTTCTTCATCTCGGGCGGCGCGCCGCTGGGCAGGGAACTGGCGGAGTGGTACGCAAGCTTTGGGATACGTATTCACGAAGGCTATGGGCTGACCGAGACCTCGCCGGTGATCGCGCTGAATAATCCGAAGAACCATCGGTTGGGGACGGTTGGACCTCTGCTCAGTAATGTTGAGGTGAAGATCGCGAGCGACGGGGAAATCCTGGTGCGGGGACCGTCGGTGTTCAAGGGCTACTGGAACATGCCTACGGAGACAACGCAGGCATTCGAAGGTGAGTGGTTTAAGACGGGAGACATTGGGCATCTCGACGGCGAAGGATTTTTGTCTATTACGGACAGGAAGAAGGACCTGATTAAGACGTCGGGAGGGAAGTTCATTGCTCCGCAGCCGATCGAGGGATCGCTGAAAGTGCATCCGATGGTGGCAGAGGCGGCAATGGTCGGCGAAAAGCGGAGGTTCCCGGCGGTGATGATCCTGCCGAATTTCCCGTTGCTCGAAGAATGGGCGAAGAAGAATGCGGTCAGCTTCGATGGGCGGGATCAACTTGTTACCGATCCCAAAGTCATCGAGTTGTACACGCAGATCGTGGAGCAGGTGAACGGCAAACTCGCCCAGTACGAGAAGATGAAAAAGCTGTTAATTCTTCCGACGGAGCTGAGTATCGCCGAAGGAACGATGACCGCGAGCATGAAGCTGCGGCGGCGCCAACTCGAAGCGAAGTTCCGAGACCAGATCGAAGCGATGTACGCGGTCGAGAATGGTGCGCCGGAGAGGGTCGCCGCGAATTAG
- a CDS encoding threonine ammonia-lyase, protein MVSLESFRQAQERLRGIAARTPLVQYFPPGHTHNDRTLRIKPESLQPIGSFKLRGAYNKIATLSDEERQRGVITYSSGNHAQGVAYGARAMGVKACIVMPRNAPKVKMDATKALGAEIVTVGPASSERRKKAESLAQEHGYAIVPPYDDEQIISGQGTVGMEIYEDLPEADIVLVPIGGGGLISGVSAALKMSGSRAKIIGVEPELANDAQQSLRTGKIVTLPAERVSSTLADGLRTQSVGDLNYEIIKQYVDDIVTVEEDEIREAMRRMMSESRLVVEPSGAVTFAAYLFHEKELPAGRNVVVVMSGGNIEPSLLAQVMTESDAQSAQTGR, encoded by the coding sequence ATGGTCTCCCTTGAATCTTTCCGCCAAGCTCAAGAGCGTCTCCGCGGCATTGCGGCGCGAACCCCGTTGGTCCAATACTTCCCTCCCGGCCACACCCACAACGACCGCACTCTGCGCATCAAGCCAGAGTCGCTGCAGCCGATTGGCTCGTTCAAACTCCGCGGCGCTTACAACAAGATCGCAACGCTTTCCGACGAGGAACGTCAAAGAGGTGTAATCACCTATTCGAGCGGAAACCATGCGCAGGGCGTAGCCTATGGTGCGCGCGCCATGGGTGTGAAGGCGTGCATCGTAATGCCGCGCAACGCTCCCAAGGTCAAAATGGACGCGACCAAGGCCCTCGGGGCCGAAATAGTAACTGTAGGACCAGCCAGCTCCGAGCGCCGTAAGAAGGCGGAATCGTTGGCTCAGGAGCATGGCTACGCGATCGTCCCGCCCTATGACGACGAACAGATCATCTCCGGCCAAGGCACCGTCGGCATGGAAATCTACGAAGACCTCCCTGAGGCCGACATCGTACTCGTCCCCATTGGCGGCGGCGGTTTGATCAGCGGGGTCTCCGCAGCACTGAAGATGAGCGGCAGTAGGGCGAAGATCATCGGCGTCGAGCCCGAACTGGCCAACGACGCCCAGCAGTCGCTGCGAACCGGTAAGATCGTCACCCTCCCTGCTGAGCGTGTTTCGAGTACCCTTGCCGACGGCCTCCGCACTCAGTCCGTTGGAGATTTGAACTACGAAATCATCAAGCAATATGTAGACGACATCGTCACGGTAGAAGAGGACGAAATCCGCGAGGCCATGCGCCGCATGATGAGCGAGTCGCGCCTCGTGGTTGAACCAAGTGGCGCCGTGACATTTGCTGCTTATCTCTTCCACGAAAAAGAGCTTCCTGCCGGCCGCAACGTGGTTGTCGTAATGAGCGGCGGCAATATTGAACCATCGCTGCTCGCGCAAGTAATGACCGAGTCCGACGCGCAATCCGCGCAGACTGGGCGCTAG
- a CDS encoding type II toxin-antitoxin system RelB/DinJ family antitoxin — MLSSALVQTRIDPVVKERAAAVLEKSGLTVSDAVRILLTRIANEGALPFVLKDESPAHDAWFRAKVQEALADGRAAVPHEQVKKHFAKRRQTALRKAR; from the coding sequence ATGCTTTCGAGCGCTCTGGTACAAACCCGAATCGATCCTGTTGTGAAGGAACGGGCGGCAGCCGTGTTGGAGAAGTCCGGCCTCACCGTGTCAGATGCAGTGCGCATTTTGCTGACCCGGATCGCAAACGAAGGGGCACTGCCATTCGTGTTGAAGGACGAAAGCCCCGCCCACGACGCCTGGTTTCGCGCTAAAGTGCAAGAGGCACTGGCCGATGGCCGCGCCGCTGTACCCCATGAACAGGTGAAGAAGCATTTTGCGAAGCGACGCCAGACGGCGCTGCGCAAGGCCCGCTGA
- a CDS encoding EcsC family protein produces MAEAVKKGWLARRVQSGIQKGLTRAYSTVAVNPNDYLTHLRTAHNLPIVSYHGLYSVPTEQLDDAANDTIRGAMKLAAAEGAGFGLGGFLTIVPDLSILAAITMRMIQKLSLIYGFEFNTDNEMAELWIAAASAAGVDISRELLEREVVQRFIPKVIQRIAARASVEVVEKWSARIIPLASSVIGGSLNYFFVRAWGERAAKHFREKHLARREHMRLQDQQAVQPILLPPSSV; encoded by the coding sequence ATGGCAGAAGCGGTAAAGAAGGGTTGGCTTGCGCGCCGCGTCCAAAGCGGAATTCAGAAGGGCCTTACGCGCGCCTATTCCACGGTTGCCGTCAATCCCAACGACTACCTGACGCACCTCCGAACCGCGCATAATCTGCCAATCGTCAGCTATCACGGTCTCTATTCCGTCCCCACGGAGCAGCTCGACGATGCCGCGAACGATACCATTCGCGGCGCCATGAAGCTCGCTGCCGCCGAAGGCGCCGGCTTCGGCCTTGGCGGATTTCTTACCATCGTTCCCGACCTCAGCATCCTGGCGGCGATCACCATGCGCATGATCCAGAAGCTGAGCTTGATCTACGGCTTCGAGTTCAACACCGACAACGAAATGGCCGAACTTTGGATTGCCGCCGCCAGTGCCGCCGGCGTCGACATCAGCCGCGAGTTGCTGGAGCGTGAGGTCGTGCAGCGCTTCATCCCGAAAGTTATCCAGCGGATTGCCGCGCGAGCCAGCGTGGAAGTCGTAGAGAAGTGGAGCGCTCGAATCATCCCGTTGGCAAGCTCTGTGATCGGCGGCAGCCTGAATTACTTCTTCGTCCGCGCCTGGGGCGAACGCGCCGCAAAGCACTTTCGCGAAAAACATCTCGCCCGCCGCGAGCACATGCGTCTGCAAGACCAACAAGCCGTGCAGCCGATCTTGCTGCCGCCATCAAGCGTTTAG
- a CDS encoding dicarboxylate/amino acid:cation symporter yields MKQKTLYIALGLFTLAAALTVADRFVHFPAAVLMTARWLLVAALLVHGWFKRSLTTWIFVAMIVGAVAGHDFPQIADDRHVNVRVLALIFLRLIKTVIAPLIFATLVVGIAGHSDMKAVGRMGIKAIVFFEVVTTLALVIGLFAINVSKAGVGAQIPVTTSASDLAAQKLTATDTILHVFPENIAKSIAEGQVLQVVVFSVLFGIGLAGVREERRKTMLTFCESLAEVMFKFTNIVMLFAPIGVGAAIAYTVGHTGLGVLVNLAKLIAALYVALIVFLVGVMLPVLWWMKVPIRAFLKAIAEPATIAFGTASSEAALPSAMECMEAFGVPRKVVAFVMPTGYSFNLTGSTLYLSLAAIFVAQASGIHMSIGQQLLLMLTLMLTSKGVAGVSRAAMVILLATVGTFGLPIEPVFVLLGIDQLMDMGRTAVNVIGNCVATVVVAKWEGEMPVAIQASGMRDAVRD; encoded by the coding sequence GTGAAACAGAAAACGCTTTATATCGCGCTAGGACTCTTTACTCTCGCGGCGGCGCTGACGGTCGCTGACCGGTTCGTGCATTTTCCCGCTGCCGTTCTGATGACAGCGCGCTGGCTGCTGGTAGCGGCGCTGTTGGTCCACGGATGGTTCAAGCGCTCGCTGACGACGTGGATTTTTGTTGCCATGATTGTGGGTGCAGTCGCCGGCCACGATTTCCCGCAGATTGCCGACGATCGCCACGTCAACGTCCGCGTGCTGGCGTTGATTTTCCTTCGCCTGATTAAGACGGTCATCGCTCCGCTGATCTTCGCAACTCTCGTGGTCGGTATCGCTGGGCACAGCGATATGAAGGCCGTCGGTCGCATGGGCATCAAAGCCATTGTCTTTTTCGAGGTGGTAACCACGCTTGCGCTGGTAATTGGGCTGTTCGCCATCAACGTGAGTAAGGCGGGCGTGGGAGCGCAAATTCCGGTGACCACGTCGGCGTCCGACCTCGCGGCGCAGAAGCTCACGGCTACCGACACGATCCTCCACGTCTTCCCGGAGAACATTGCCAAGTCGATTGCCGAGGGGCAGGTGCTGCAGGTCGTCGTCTTCAGCGTGCTGTTTGGGATTGGCCTCGCCGGCGTACGCGAAGAGCGTCGTAAGACGATGCTGACTTTTTGTGAGTCGCTCGCCGAGGTGATGTTCAAGTTCACCAACATCGTAATGCTGTTTGCACCGATCGGCGTCGGCGCGGCGATTGCGTACACCGTGGGCCATACCGGGCTTGGCGTGTTAGTGAATCTCGCTAAATTGATTGCCGCGCTTTATGTGGCGCTGATCGTTTTCCTAGTCGGCGTGATGCTGCCGGTGCTGTGGTGGATGAAAGTGCCGATTCGCGCGTTTCTGAAGGCGATTGCGGAACCGGCGACCATCGCCTTCGGTACGGCGAGTTCTGAAGCGGCGCTACCGAGCGCGATGGAGTGCATGGAGGCGTTTGGCGTTCCGCGCAAAGTCGTCGCGTTCGTGATGCCGACCGGTTACAGCTTCAATCTCACGGGTAGCACGCTCTATTTATCGCTGGCGGCGATCTTTGTGGCGCAGGCGAGCGGGATCCATATGTCGATTGGCCAGCAATTGCTGCTGATGCTCACGCTCATGCTCACGAGCAAAGGCGTCGCGGGCGTCTCGCGAGCGGCGATGGTGATCCTGCTGGCGACAGTTGGAACGTTTGGGCTACCCATTGAACCGGTGTTTGTGCTGCTGGGAATCGATCAGTTGATGGACATGGGACGCACCGCGGTGAACGTCATTGGGAACTGCGTGGCGACTGTGGTGGTGGCGAAGTGGGAAGGCGAGATGCCGGTCGCTATTCAGGCGTCTGGCATGCGGGACGCCGTCCGCGATTAG